In the genome of Pseudanabaena mucicola str. Chao 1806, the window CAATACGACGGATGAACGACTACATGATTGGTTTTTATTGGTTTCTAATCATCGGTGTGCCATTAATCATCCTATTAATTAGTTGTGCTGCTTGGTATTTAGCTGGTTGGGCACTGCGACCAATTCAAATTACCTACGATCGCATGGAGCAGTTTACGGCTGATGCTGCCCATGAATTACTTACACCCATTGCCACTAGTCAAGCAATTTTAGAAGTGGCACTTTCGGCGGAAAAGAAGCTTCAAACAGTTGCTCCTGACTTTGCCAATCAGCAGCAAAACTTAGAAGCGGTGACACGCCAAATCAAAAGATTAAAAGAACTTACTCAAGATTTACTCTTATTGTCACGATTAGAGAGAGCAGCAACTGCCTTAGTCCAGCAAGAAATTTGCTTGAACGAAATCGTTGAAGATGTTGCCGAAGAATTAATGAATGCAGCGATCGCTAAGGGTATAGATTTATCCACTAATTTATGTGATCAGCTAGTTTATATAACTGGTAATTCCCAACAAATTTATCGCTTGTTACTAAATTTAGTTTCTAACGGGATTCAATATACCCCCAGTGGGGGCTTAGTGACCATTGAGTTACAGGAATCGACTCATCAAGCCAATATCATAGTCAAAGATAACGGGGTGGGTATTGCGCCAGAACATTTACCGCGTATTTTTGAGCGATTTTATCGAGTTAATCACGATCGCGCCCGTAATACTGGAGGCTCTGGTTTAGGTTTAGCCATTAGTTTAGCGATTACTAATTTCCATCGTGGTAAATTAACTGTCCAAAGCACTTTAAATGCAGGTAGCGAATTCAAAGTAACTTTACCCTTAGTAAGGCTAGGGTGAGATGATATGGCAATGTAAGGCTTGCTTAGGACATAAAAACCAAATAAGTGAAGGCGGTACTTCGTGCCTTCACTTATTTGGTTTTTACATTGCTATATTTTGGTTTTGGCTTAATTTATCCACAGCGATAGACTGATGCTATGGCTATCTGTGCGATGATTATTTGCACTATCTTGTCGTTAGGTTTTGTTAACTGTGAATACCGTCCGTACTGTTTCTGATACCAAAAAAGATTTTTATTTAGCTTTCCCCAAGCCAGTTAATCAAGTCTATCGACGGGTTGTAGATGAGCTTTTGGTGGAAGTGCATCTGCTCAAAGTCAATCAAACATTTGTTTATGACTCAATCTTTGCCCTCGGCTTTGTGACCACATTTGATCGCTTTACTGTTGGTTACAAGCCTGAAACTGATCGCTTTTCCATATTTCATGCCCTATGTTCTGCGCTTCAGTTTGACTCCGATCTCGTCCGCCAAGACGCAACGACTTTGAGCGATCTTGCTACGCGATCGCCTAATGAAGTCAAGAATTTATTGACTAAGCTCGAATCGAGTGTCTATCTTGAACCGCTAGCAGGACAAATACATACTATTGCCAGCAAAGAAAATTTCAAATATAGCCGTTTACTCGGTGTTGGACTATACGCTTTATTAGAAATCAGTGATCCTGAGACGATCTCCGACAATACCAAGCGGGAAGAAGTGCTGAAATTAGTTAGTGAAAATTTAAAGCTTGGAAGTGATCGCTTACTCAAGGATATTGATTTGTATCGCTCTAACCTCGATAAAATTGAGCAAGCCAGACAAATGATCGCTGACATGGTAGAAGCTGAGCGAAAAAAACGAGTCCCCAAAGAAGCTGCTACCTCTACAGCATCTAATGATACTTCCGCGGATCAATAATGATTTGAGCGAAGCCTAGCCTAGATTTGGCTGCGCTTCCCTCAAATCTCCTTAAGCTATAGTGACTTTTTTCTGCCAATGCCAAGATAATTAGGTAGTGCTAAGTAGGTAAATATAGGCGGTGCAAAGCTATGCACTTTTCTATCACAATAAGCCCTTTCCTTTTTAGGACTACCGAATTATCTACTTACAGAAGGAAATATACTTCTTGTTGAATGAGTATCTATACTTATTCCGAATATTAGTGTGGGATCTAGCCCTGTAATCAGACGAAATTGGGTTGCAGAAATATTTGGGGTAATTGTCTTGTTTTCCCAAGATTTCAAAAGATTGTGAGATCGCTCTAGAAATGGAACTCCACGCTGTAGGGGAAAATTACGCCAGCCTTCAATCAAGATTTCAACAAGCGCTAACTCAATTTGTGGTGGTGGATAGGCTTGGAGGAGATCTTCTAAATAGTCATCAAAATATTCATCGTCATCACCAGCTAATAGATAGCTATCGACAATGTATTTGACTCTTTGTCGGCTAATTTCTTCCCATATTTCCATAACGCTCTCGGCTTGAAGGCAAAAGTAAAAAGTAAAAAGGTAAAAGTAAAAAATTAGAAAGGTACTCGTTTGTGAAGCAATACATTATTATGATTATTAAATAATTGCTAGTATAACTGGTTAGGAAAGATTCTGTCACATTAAAAATAATTCCCCATGATCCCTCAGAAATTAAGATTAAAAAATTTCTTGAGCTATCAAC includes:
- the psb29 gene encoding photosystem II biogenesis protein Psp29 — encoded protein: MNTVRTVSDTKKDFYLAFPKPVNQVYRRVVDELLVEVHLLKVNQTFVYDSIFALGFVTTFDRFTVGYKPETDRFSIFHALCSALQFDSDLVRQDATTLSDLATRSPNEVKNLLTKLESSVYLEPLAGQIHTIASKENFKYSRLLGVGLYALLEISDPETISDNTKREEVLKLVSENLKLGSDRLLKDIDLYRSNLDKIEQARQMIADMVEAERKKRVPKEAATSTASNDTSADQ
- the rppB gene encoding two-component system sensor histidine kinase RppB, translated to MADYHQSHHRQLFYRSRLQLALIYAGVMGVIFLFCGYIAHVAINYSFTRMTDRELDVLGRLVTDKVRNKLEYPEKFSFDHTEIDIHLCFPKQPCTTSNSQSSLEALLKNGYYLRFLSLSGQAIAAIHDYPDRFPSNLELDHSYDVVDQQNEPYHLHLLPLTTTTGELWGYLQAGQSIRRMNDYMIGFYWFLIIGVPLIILLISCAAWYLAGWALRPIQITYDRMEQFTADAAHELLTPIATSQAILEVALSAEKKLQTVAPDFANQQQNLEAVTRQIKRLKELTQDLLLLSRLERAATALVQQEICLNEIVEDVAEELMNAAIAKGIDLSTNLCDQLVYITGNSQQIYRLLLNLVSNGIQYTPSGGLVTIELQESTHQANIIVKDNGVGIAPEHLPRIFERFYRVNHDRARNTGGSGLGLAISLAITNFHRGKLTVQSTLNAGSEFKVTLPLVRLG